The following DNA comes from Nocardioides panzhihuensis.
TCTACATCTTCGACGAGCCGACCTCGGGCCTGGACCCGCTGATGGAGGCCGTCTTCACCGAGTACGCCCGGGAGGCCAAGGCCGCGGGCTCGTCGGTGCTGCTCTCCAGCCACATCCTCAGCGAGGTCGAGAAGGTCTGTGACACCGTCACGATCATCCGGGCCGGGGTCGCCGTCGAGTCCGGCACGCTCGACGAGCTGCGCCACCTCACTCGCTCCGCGGTCGTCGCCACCGTCGGCGGCGACCCGTCCCCGCTGGGCAGCCTCGAGGCCGTCAACGACCTGGTGACCAGCCAGAACGGTGCCGGCACCCGGGTCGCCTTCGACGTGGACAACCACGCCGTCGGTGACGTGCTCAAGACGCTGACCGACCTCGACGTACGCGGTCTGACCATCACCCCGCCGTCGCTCGAGGAGCTCTTCATGCGGCACTACGGTGACGTCATCGAGACGGAGGACGCTCGATGAGCGCGCTTGCTCCGGCTATGCCGAGGCGTACGGCGCTGGACTCTTTCGCCGGCACCTGGCACCTGACCCGGTTCATGCTGCGACGCGACCGCGTGCGGCTCACCGTCTGGACGGCCTCGCTGCTCGCGCTGTACGCCTACTTCGTCACCGCCCTAGGCACCGTCTACCCCACGGCCGAGGACCGGCAGGGACGCGCCGACCTGATGCAGCAGCCGGCATCGGTGTTCCTCGGCGGGCCCAACTACGGGCTCGACGACTACACGATCGGCGCCATGTTCGCCAACGAGATGACCCTGTGGATGATCGGGCTGCTCGGCGTGATGAACATGTTCGAGGTCGTGCGCAACACCCGCGCCGAGGAGGAGAGCGGTCGGGCCGAGCTGGTCCGGTCCGGCGCCGTCGGGCGACACGCGGCGGTCGCCGCCTCCCTGCTGACGGTGGTCATCGCCAACGTCGTCTTCGCCCTGCTCGGCAGCGCGCTGCTCATCACCGCGGGGGACCTCGCGGTCGCCGACACCTTCGCACTCTCGACGGCGATCGCCGTCAGCGGACTGGTCTTCGCCGCCGTCGCCCTGGTCACCTCGCAGCTGACCACCCACGGGCGCGGCGCCACCGGTCTCGCCCTCGCGGTCCTGGGTGTCTCCGTGCTGCTGCGCGGCATCGGCGACCTGCAGGCCGGGCCCGGCGAGCACGGCACCTGGCTCTCCTGGCTCTCACCGATCGCGTGGACGCAGCAGATGCGGGCGTACGTCGATCTGCGCTGGTGGCCGCTCGCGCTGAGCGTCGTAGCGGTCCTGGTGCTGCTCGCGCTCGGAGCCTTCCTGGCCTCGAAGCGGGACTTCGACGGGGCCCTGCTCACCGGCGGCTCGGGCCGAGCCGAGGCGCCCTCGATGCTCTCGAACCCGCTCGCGATGTCGTGGCGCCAGCAGCGGATGGCGCTGTTCTGGTGGTTCCTCGGCACCTTCGTGATGTTCGGCGCGACCGGCACCTACCTCGGCGAGGGGGTTGAGGAGATGATGAAGGACATCCCCGGCGGGACCGAGATGTTCGGCGACGACCCGCTCACCGGGTTCCTGGCGATCATGATCCTGTACGCCGCGCTGGCCGCTGCCGGGTATGCGATCGCCACCACCCTGCGGACCAAGAGCGAGGAGACCGAAGGCAGGCTGGACATCACCTTGGCCAAGCCGGTCTCGCGGGGCCGCTGGTTCGCCGCGCACCTCTTGGTCGTGGCCTTCGGCGCCTTCGTACTGACCATGGTCTCCGGTGCGCTCGCGCTGTGGGCCGGTGCGCTGGTCAACGGCGAGGTCGAGCTGGCGACGTTCCTGAAGGGCGGCGCGGCGTTCCTGCCCGCAGTCGCCGTCTTCATGGCGCTGACCGCTGCCCTGTACGCCTGGGTCCCGAAGATCACGCCGGTCGTCTGGGCGCTCTTCGCGTTCACCGCCATCACCGGGATGTTCGGGCCCCTCTTCGACCTCCCGGACGCCGTAGCCGGCATCTCCCCCATCTGGTGGGTCGGCCGCTACCCGCAGGAGCCCATCGAGGCATCACACATGATCGGCCTCAGTGTGGTCGCAGCCGTTCTGCTCCTGGCTGCGTTCGTCGGCTTCCGCCGCCGCGACATCACGAGCTGACGCCCTGCCGAGACGTCACGTACGCCGGTCGAGTGGGCACCGAGGTGCCCACTCGACCGGCGTTACTGACGTCTCGTCAAGGGTGACAGCAACTAATCAGCAGGTACCCACCGTGTCGCTAGGACGGGCCACGCAGGTGTCACTCCCACCTTCGCCATATACGACGTCTTCACCCGAGCCGCCGTCGAGGTTGTCGTTCTGGTCGCCTCCCGCGATGTAGTCGGATCCAGAGTCACCGCGAACAACGTCTGCTCCTGTGCCACCGAAGAGGCTGTCGTGGCCAGAACCTCCCCAGAGCCGGTCGTTGCCGGCCTCACCGAGGATGTAGTCGTTCTGGTCACCACCTTGGATCTGGTCTGCGCCACGGCCGCCGTAGATGTCATCGACTCCAGTTCCACCGGAGATTCGGTCATCGCCGACACCGCCCCAGACCAGGTCCCCACCAGCACCCGCTGCGACGATGTCGTTGCCGTCGCCTGCAGTGATCGCATCTGTTCCGCTCTCACCCCAGATACGGTCGCTGCCGGTGCCGCCATACAGGTCATCGCTGCCACGTCCACCGTTGATCTTGTCGGCTCCGGGTCCGCCGTAGAGGAAGTCAGGTCGGGCACCGCCTCTGATGGTGTCGTTGCCAGCGTTGCCATGGATGTGGTCCTGAGAGTCGCCCCCCAGGATGACATCGCTGCCATACCCACCGCTGATGAGGTCGACGCCGGATCCGCCATCGATGAGGTCATTGCCCCCACGTCCATCGATCACGTCACCGCCACCTCGACCGCAGATCACATCCCTGCCGGATGTTCCGCGGAGCTTGTCGTCACCGGACGTGCCGACGATCGTGCAACGTACGCCGGTCGAAGTTGTCGCCGCGCTTGCGGGGCTCGCCACGAGCACGGTCGCCGAAGCGGCCATCGCGACGATCCCGGCGAGCAGCGTGCGCCCCGTCAGGAGCACCATTCCTGCCTCCAGAAGATCCTCAGGCCCGCGTCAGCGCGGGCCTGAGGATAGTTCCAGATCCGATACCGGCCTGGGTAGCGAATTGACGTTCTGTGGAGCGATTGTCGAATGTCAGAACAGCAGGGCTGTGCTCGGGTCTCCGACGATCTTCGCCACGTCGGCCAGGTAGCGGGAGCCGGCCTCGCCGTCGATGTGGCGGTGGTCGAAGCTGAGCGCGAGGGTGCAGACGTCGCGGGGCTCGATGCGCTCGTCGTCCCCGGTGCCGACGATCCACGGCTGGCGCTTGAAGGCGCCGACCGAGAGGATCGCGGACTCGCCCGGGTTGATGATCGGGGCGCCGCCGTCGATGCCGAACGGGCCGATGTTGGTGATCGTGAACGTCCCGCCGGCCTGGTCGGCCGGCGGGGTCTTGCCGGTACGCGCGGTCGCGGTCAGCTCGTTGATCGCGGCGCCGAGCTCGACCAAGGACATCCGGTCCGCGCCCTTCACGTTCGGCACCTGCAGGCCCCTGGGCGTGGCCGCGGCGATGCCGAGGTTCACGTACTCCTTGAACACGATCTCCTGGGCGGCCTCGTCCCACCAGGAGTTGATGATCGGCGTACGTCGCATCGCCAGCAGCGCCGCCTTGGCCACGATCAGCAGGGGGCTGACCCGGACCTCCGCGAAGTCACGGTCGGTCTTGAGCTCGCCGACCAGCTCGGACGTACGGGTCACGTCGATCGTCGTCCAGATCGTCACGTGCGGCAGCGTGAACGCGGAGTCGACCATCGCCTGGCCCATCTGCTTGCGCAGGCCCTTGATCGGCTCGCGCCGCTCACCACCGACCGGCGCTGCCGGCTCGACCGGTTCGCGTGTCTCGGCCGGCGGAGCGCCCTTCAGCGCCTCCACGTCGGCCGTGGTGATCACGCCGTCCTCGCGCTCCGGCGTGACGGTCGCCAGGTCCACCCCCAGGTCGCGCGCCAGCTTCCGGGCGGGCGGCTTGGCCAGCACTCCGTTGCCCGCGGCTGCGGCGGGCGCGGCGGCGGTGCGGTTGCGGCGTACGACGGCGTCTTCCTTGGAGCCGTAGCCGACCAGGGTCAGGGGCTTCTCGGGCTCTTCCTGCTCGGGAACCGACGTCTCGGCGTCAGGAACCGACTCCTCGGGGTCAGGAACCGACTCCTCGGGGTCAGAAACTGACGTCTCGGGGTCAGGAACTGACTCCTCGGCGGAGTCGCCGATGCGGATGATCGGGGTGCCGACCTGGACCTCGGTGCCGACCTCGACCAGCAGCGCTTGCACCACCCCGGCGTACGGAGAAGGCAGCTCGACCACGGACTTGGCGGTCTCGATGTCGCAGACGGGGTCGTTGACCTTGATGACGTCGCCGACGGCGACGTGCCATTCGACGATCTCGGCCTCGGTGAGGCCCTCGCCGACGTCGGGCAGCTTGAACTCGTTCACCATGCCAGGCTCCTGTCCACGGCGTCGAGGACCCTGTCGAGGTCCGGAAGGTAGTGCTCTTCGGCCCGCGCCGGCGGATAGGGCGTGTCGAACCCGCCCACGCGCAGCACCGGCGCCTCCAGGGAGTGGAAGCAGGTCTCGGTGATCCGGGCCGCGAGCTCGGCGCCGAGGCCGAGGTTGACGTGGGCCTCGTGGACGACGACGGCACGGCCCGTACGCCGCACCGACTCGAGCACCGGCGCCATGTCCAGCGGCGAGAGGGTGCGCAGGTCGATCACCTCGAGCGACTTGCCCTCCCCCGCGGCCGCCTCGGCGGCGGTCAAGGCAGTCTTCACGGTGGGGCCGTAGGCGAGCACCGTCACGTCGGAACCGGACCGCACGACCCGCGACTCGAACAACTCCCCCGGCGTCGCGTCGACGTCGACGTCGGCCTTCGTCGAGTGGTAGAGCCGCTTCGGCTCGAGGAAGATGACCGGGTCAGGATGGGAGATCGCCTGCTGGATCATCCAGTAGGCGTCGACCGGGTTCGAGCAGGCCATGACCTTGAGACCGGGCGTGTGCGCGAACTGCGCCTCCGGCGACTCGCTGTGATGCTCGACGGCCCCGATGCCGCCGCCGAACGGGATCCGGATGACCATCGGCATCGCGACCCGGCCGCCGGAGCGGTAGTGGAACTTCGCCACCTGGGAGACGATCTGGTCGTAGGCCGGGTAGACGAATCCGTCGAACTGGATCTCTACCACCGGCCGATAGCCCCGCAGCGCGAGACCGACCGCCGTGCCGACGATCCCCGACTCCGCCAGCGGCGTGTCGATCACCCGCGCCTCGCCGAAGTCCTTCTGGAGCCCGTCGGTGATCCGGAAGACACCGCCGAGACGGCCGATGTCCTCACCCATGAGGACGACCTTCGAGTCGTCCTCCATCGATCGCCGCAGCCCGGCGTTGAGCGCCTTCGCCAGCGTCATCTTCATCGGGAGGCCCCCTCGAGGTCGAAGGAGGAGAGGTACGCCGCGTAGCCGTCGCGCTGCTCGCGCAGCTCCTCGGGCAGCTCGGTGTAGACGTTGTCGAAGAGCTTGACCGGGTCGGGCTCGGGCAGGGCATGGATCCCGGCGCGCAGGCGTTCGCCGAACTCGTCGGCCTCGGCCTCCACCTTGGCGAAGAACGAGGTCGAGGCGCCGCCGCCACGGCGCAGGTAGGCCTCCACCCGAGCGACCGGGTCCTTGAGCTTCCAGGCCTGGACCTCGTCGGAGAGTCGATAGCGGGTCGGGTCGTCGGTGGTGGTGTGCGCGCCCATCCGATAGGTGTAGGCCTCGACCATCGTCGGCCCGCCGCCCTCGCGAGCCCGCTTGAGCGCCGACTTCATCACCTCGTACGTCGCCAGGACGTCGTTGCCGTCCACGCGGATGCCGGGGAAGCCGAAGCCCTGGGCGCGCTTGTAGAGCGGCACCTTGACCATCTGCTCGACCGGCTCGGAGATGGCCCACTGGTTGTTCTGGCAGAAGAAGACGACCGGTGCGTTGTAGGTGGCGGCGAAGACCATCGCCTCGTTGACGTCGCCCTGCGATGAGGCGCCGTCACCGAAGTGGGCCACGACGGCCGTGTCCCGGGTCGGGTCGCCGGTGCCGACGAGACCGTCCATCTGCACTCCCATCGCGTAGCCGGTCGCGTGCAGCGTCTGGGCGCCGATGACGATCGTGTAGAGCCCGAAGTTGTGCTCGGCGGGGTCCCACCCGCCCTGGTCGGTGCCGCGGAACAGTCCGAGCAGCTGCATCGGGTCGACCTCCCGGCACCAGGCCACGCCGTGCTCGCGGTAGGTCGGGAAGACGAAGTCCTGGGGCGCGAGCGCGCGGGCCGCGCCGATCTGCGCCGCCTCCTGGCCCAGCAGCTGAGCCCACAGGCCCAGCTCGCCGTGGCGCTGCAGCGCAGTGGCCTCGACGTCGAGGCGGCGGGTCAGCACCATGTCGCGGTAGAAGCCGCGTACGGCCTCGTCCTCGGGGCGGTCGGGTGAGAACTC
Coding sequences within:
- a CDS encoding dihydrolipoamide acetyltransferase family protein, producing MVNEFKLPDVGEGLTEAEIVEWHVAVGDVIKVNDPVCDIETAKSVVELPSPYAGVVQALLVEVGTEVQVGTPIIRIGDSAEESVPDPETSVSDPEESVPDPEESVPDAETSVPEQEEPEKPLTLVGYGSKEDAVVRRNRTAAAPAAAAGNGVLAKPPARKLARDLGVDLATVTPEREDGVITTADVEALKGAPPAETREPVEPAAPVGGERREPIKGLRKQMGQAMVDSAFTLPHVTIWTTIDVTRTSELVGELKTDRDFAEVRVSPLLIVAKAALLAMRRTPIINSWWDEAAQEIVFKEYVNLGIAAATPRGLQVPNVKGADRMSLVELGAAINELTATARTGKTPPADQAGGTFTITNIGPFGIDGGAPIINPGESAILSVGAFKRQPWIVGTGDDERIEPRDVCTLALSFDHRHIDGEAGSRYLADVAKIVGDPSTALLF
- the pdhA gene encoding pyruvate dehydrogenase (acetyl-transferring) E1 component subunit alpha, whose translation is MTEFLDPSPSHTDMVQLLNPEGERVTHPDFEFSPDRPEDEAVRGFYRDMVLTRRLDVEATALQRHGELGLWAQLLGQEAAQIGAARALAPQDFVFPTYREHGVAWCREVDPMQLLGLFRGTDQGGWDPAEHNFGLYTIVIGAQTLHATGYAMGVQMDGLVGTGDPTRDTAVVAHFGDGASSQGDVNEAMVFAATYNAPVVFFCQNNQWAISEPVEQMVKVPLYKRAQGFGFPGIRVDGNDVLATYEVMKSALKRAREGGGPTMVEAYTYRMGAHTTTDDPTRYRLSDEVQAWKLKDPVARVEAYLRRGGGASTSFFAKVEAEADEFGERLRAGIHALPEPDPVKLFDNVYTELPEELREQRDGYAAYLSSFDLEGASR
- a CDS encoding alpha-ketoacid dehydrogenase subunit beta: MKMTLAKALNAGLRRSMEDDSKVVLMGEDIGRLGGVFRITDGLQKDFGEARVIDTPLAESGIVGTAVGLALRGYRPVVEIQFDGFVYPAYDQIVSQVAKFHYRSGGRVAMPMVIRIPFGGGIGAVEHHSESPEAQFAHTPGLKVMACSNPVDAYWMIQQAISHPDPVIFLEPKRLYHSTKADVDVDATPGELFESRVVRSGSDVTVLAYGPTVKTALTAAEAAAGEGKSLEVIDLRTLSPLDMAPVLESVRRTGRAVVVHEAHVNLGLGAELAARITETCFHSLEAPVLRVGGFDTPYPPARAEEHYLPDLDRVLDAVDRSLAW
- a CDS encoding ABC transporter permease, with amino-acid sequence MSALAPAMPRRTALDSFAGTWHLTRFMLRRDRVRLTVWTASLLALYAYFVTALGTVYPTAEDRQGRADLMQQPASVFLGGPNYGLDDYTIGAMFANEMTLWMIGLLGVMNMFEVVRNTRAEEESGRAELVRSGAVGRHAAVAASLLTVVIANVVFALLGSALLITAGDLAVADTFALSTAIAVSGLVFAAVALVTSQLTTHGRGATGLALAVLGVSVLLRGIGDLQAGPGEHGTWLSWLSPIAWTQQMRAYVDLRWWPLALSVVAVLVLLALGAFLASKRDFDGALLTGGSGRAEAPSMLSNPLAMSWRQQRMALFWWFLGTFVMFGATGTYLGEGVEEMMKDIPGGTEMFGDDPLTGFLAIMILYAALAAAGYAIATTLRTKSEETEGRLDITLAKPVSRGRWFAAHLLVVAFGAFVLTMVSGALALWAGALVNGEVELATFLKGGAAFLPAVAVFMALTAALYAWVPKITPVVWALFAFTAITGMFGPLFDLPDAVAGISPIWWVGRYPQEPIEASHMIGLSVVAAVLLLAAFVGFRRRDITS
- a CDS encoding calcium-binding protein; its protein translation is MVLLTGRTLLAGIVAMAASATVLVASPASAATTSTGVRCTIVGTSGDDKLRGTSGRDVICGRGGGDVIDGRGGNDLIDGGSGVDLISGGYGSDVILGGDSQDHIHGNAGNDTIRGGARPDFLYGGPGADKINGGRGSDDLYGGTGSDRIWGESGTDAITAGDGNDIVAAGAGGDLVWGGVGDDRISGGTGVDDIYGGRGADQIQGGDQNDYILGEAGNDRLWGGSGHDSLFGGTGADVVRGDSGSDYIAGGDQNDNLDGGSGEDVVYGEGGSDTCVARPSDTVGTC